From the Fulvia fulva chromosome 2, complete sequence genome, one window contains:
- a CDS encoding Methyltransferase pytC produces MEGGTASEPLDSSFVDIAALETDPKEQTDSAYNWTYANGRRYASTELGHYYMPNDEPEIQRLNEQHWILTQVKGGLLHHAPLPKKDGLKILDVGCGSGIWCIQMAEDYPSAMIIGMDVSPIQPKSKPANVEWFTQDMESEWPYPEEYFDMIRLSLVHGCVSDWDQMMEDITRHLAPGGWVEHQEFSLCRQYMVDEHGEPVHMSDDLDELPPFFRWNRLMEQAALKRGRQLQLGPHLSTFQSRAGLSDVQEKVFPHKWGTWPSDPKERDLGARTMLSAISGMEGFTTTMFTKALGWSLEDTQAFIVEIKNDMRNDSLRKVMDLHVVYGQKPVITREGKRRSSRALTESEHGSWLARAGTGLLVAAATVSLMWWLRKR; encoded by the exons ATGGAAGGTGGCACAGCATCTGAGCCATTGGACAGCAGCTTCGTGGACATCGCCGCACTCGAAACCGACCCGAAAGAACAGACAGACTCAGCATACAACTGGACCTACGCGAACGGCCGCCGCTATGCCTCGACCGAACTCGGACACTACTACATGCCCAACGACGAGCCCGAAATCCAACGCCTGAACGAGCAACACTGGATCCTGACACAAGTCAAAGGCGGCCTGCTTCACCACGCACCGCTCCCCAAGAAAGATGGCTTGAAAATCCTCGACGTGGGCTGCGGCAGTGGCATCTGGTGCATACAAATGGCCGAAGACTACCCCAGCGCCATGATCATCGGCATGGACGTCAGTCCCATCCAGCCAAAAAGCAAGCCGGCGAATGTCGAGTGGTTCACGCAAGATATGGAGTCCGAGTGGCCGTATCCGGAGGAGTACTTTGATATGATACGGCTGTCGCTTGTGCACGGCTGCGTTAGCGATTGGGATCAGATGATGGAGGACATCACGCGGCATTTGGCGCCAGGTGGATGGGTCGAGCATCAAGAGTTCTCGCTCTGTCGGCAGTACATGGTCGACGAACATGGCGAGCCAGTTCATATGTCCGACGACCTCGACGAGCTCCCTCCATTCTTTCGGTGGAACCGATTGATGGAGCAAGCAGCGCTAAAGAGAGGACGACAACTCCAGCTCGGACCACACCTCTCCACATTCCAGTCCAGAGCCGGTCTGAGTGATGTGCAGGAGAAAGTCTTCCCGCATAAATGGGGCACTTGGCCATCGGATCCGAAAGAGCGGGATCTGGGTGCGCGGACAATGCTTTCTGCTATATCAG GAATGGAAGGTTTCACAACCACCATGTTCACCAAAGCCCTTGGATGGAGTCTCGAAGATACACAGGCCTTCATCGTGGAGATCAAGAATGATATGCGGAATGATAGTCTGAGGAAGGTCATGGACTTGCATGTGGTGTATGGACAGAAGCCGGTGATCACGAGAGAAGGCAAGAGACGAAGCTCGCGCGCATTGACAGAGTCCGAGCACGGCAGCTGGCTTGCAAGAGCTGGGACTGGGCTGCTAGTAGCCGCGGCGACTGTTTCGTTGATGTGGTGGCTGCGCAAGAGGTAG
- a CDS encoding Putative urea carboxylase, translating into MEAIRRLLIANRGEIAVRICKTAKQLGIHTVAIYTSPDAASLHVANADEAVLLSDDKSYTDGDQIISIAKAHSCDAIIPGYGFLSENAAFAKSVTDAGMVWVGPGPVAIRAFGIKHIARDLAKESGVPIVPGTAGLVETADDALRESEAIGFPVMLKITAGGGGSGLITCKNASEVRDGFATAKSRGEALFKDSGVFIEKYYPESHHIEVQVFGNGQGQVISFGERECSIQRRHQKVIEECPSPFVTQHPELREKLCKAAVALAETIQYASAGTVEFLVDDKTADFFFLEMNTRLQVEHPITELCYHVDLVELMLKQADAQLAGKGGLTAEYLTSLQRSGPFGAAIEARVYAENVLRDYAPSPGLLTEVHWEELQNSRIDSWVRTGLRISPNYDPLIAKVINHAKTRDAAIKGMNLLLSRSKVSGPPNNLDFLAAIMQDENYQSGRTITSFLKTFDYTPNVIDVVSAGAYTLVQDLVGRPSVGKGIPRSGAMDPVALSIANLLVGNDRAREGLEITLSGPELIFKGSAVVALTGAPIEATLDNDPFPMWHRKHIKPGQKLTIGRTTGGGCRSYLAVYGGFPPVSDYFASKSTSPIVAIGGYQGRQLAPGDQLGLSTSSPKHLEGHPSIPDSLRPAYSNHWELIALPGPHEEGYLTPEDIEMLYSTDWKVSHNASRSAIRLVGPEPKWARSDGGEGGSHPSNLVEYGYSVGSLNWTGDEGCIFAMDAPNFGGFASSATIVRADYWKMGQLKSGDTLRYKRVTLNEALQLRQHQANYIDGIEDAISKGHFEDVPKFEPGFQLSGQYQAAVLWERPATSTSPQVRYRQAGDDYILVDYGNEQFDLNYRCRVTALEKALHSPDAPAWWKDNLVTTVGCCTSITLCYDGAKVPRDHLIKHLQTLEEQIGDLSMAKVPCRRFRLPLTFESQEQFEATKRYMETQRPQAPYLPDNLDFVAKNNAFTAEQLKHNMLNGDLMAVVVGFFCGNTVSLPVDPRHRMACPKANPSRVFTPEGTFGWGGSCASIYPVDSPGGYQMLGRTIPCFDYYGFKAGFSPERPWLFQDFDILTFYEVSDEEFKRLLGLFRSGQYQFEWHADEFDMAEHNKLLAETEAEVRDIRAKQRQVQQKMIEAEKESLEKWRADKLKNKPDESTVESLLQDPEIVAVEAPVDANVWKVEVKEGDEVKAKQLVSILEAMKLEISVNASESLVSSARVEKVLVEPGDTIKAGGKIALLRVSAA; encoded by the exons ATGGAGGCTATCAGGCGCTTGCTAATCGCCAACCGCGGCGAAAT CGCTGTTCGAATATGCAAGACTGCAAAGCAACTCGGCATCCACACTGTCGCCATCTACACATCGCCCGACGCAGCGTCACTTCACGTCGCCAATGCCGATGAAGCTGTGCTTCTGTCAGACGACAAAAGCTATACAGATGGTGATCAAATCATTTCTATCGCCAAAGCACATTCGTGCGATGCCATTATTCCCGGATATGGCTTCTTGTCAGAGAATGCTGCCTTTGCCAAGTCCGTGACGGATGCTGGAATGGTGTGGGTTGGTCCAGGTCCAGTAGCCATCCGAGCGTTCGGCATCAAACACATCGCTCGTGATCTTGCCAAAGAGAGCGGCGTGCCAATCGTTCCCGGGACCGCTGGCCTAGTAGAGACTGCCGATGATGCACTGAGGGAGAGCGAAGCTATTGGATTCCCTGTCATGCTGAAAATTACGGCAGGCGGTGGCGGTAGTGGACTTATCACCTGCAAGAACGCCAGCGAGGTCAGAGATGGCTTTGCTACAGCAAAATCGCGAGGAGAAGCTCTCTTCAAGGACAGCGGAGTCTTCATCGAGAAGTACTACCCTGAGAGCCACCATATCGAAGTCCAAGTCTTTGGCAACGGACAAGGTCAAGTCATCAGTTTCGGAGAGCGCGAGTGCTCGATCCAGCGCAGACACCAGAAGGTGATAGAGGAGTGCCCAAGTCCGTTCGTCACGCAACATCCCGAATTACGAGAGAAGCTGTGCAAGGCCGCAGTAGCATTGGCGGAGACGATACAATATGCTTCAGCCGGGACTGTGGAATTCCTCGTGGACGACAAGACCGCCGACTTCTTCTTCCTCGAAATGAACACCCGGCTGCAGGTCGAACACCCTATCACCGAGCTATGCTACCATGTTGATTTGGTGGAACTGATGCTCAAGCAAGCCGATGCGCAACTGGCAGGCAAAGGAGGGTTGACGGCTGAGTACCTGACGTCTTTGCAGAGGTCCGGTCCGTTTGGCGCTGCCATTGAAGCAAGAGTGTACGCTGAGAATGTGCTTCGCGACTATGCTCCTTCGCCAGGTCTATTGACCGAAGTTCATTGGGAAGAGCTCCAAAACAGTCGAATTGACAGCTGGGTCCGGACAGGTCTGAGAATCTCTCCCAACTATGATCCCTTGATCGCAAAG GTCATCAACCATGCAAAGACTCGCGATGCTGCTATCAAAGGCATGAATCTGCTGCTTTCACGGTCAAAGGTCTCAGGTCCGCCGAACAATCTGGACTTCCTAGCCGCCATAATGCAAGACGAGAACTATCAATCAGGTCGAACGATCACGTCCTTCCTCAAGACTTTCGACTACACTCCGAATGTCATTGACGTTGTGTCAGCAGGGGCATATACTCTGGTGCAGGACTTGGTCGGCAGGCCCTCTGTTGGTAAAGGGAT CCCAAGAAGCGGTGCCATGGATCCTGTGGCACTCTCAATCGCCAACTTGCTCGTCGGAAATGACCGAGCTCGAGAAGGGCTTGAGATTACATTATCTGGTCCTGAACTGATCTTCAAAGGCTCAGCCGTAGTCGCACTGACCGGAGCGCCCATCGAAGCCACGCTTGACAACGATCCATTTCCCATGTGGCACAGAAAGCACATCAAGCCAGGTCAAAAGCTCACCATAGGACGCACAACAGGCGGCGGTTGCCGTAGCTACCTTGCAGTCTATGGCGGCTTTCCCCCAGTGTCCGATTACTTTGCCAGCAAATCAACCTCGCCGATCGTTGCAATCGGTGGGTACCAAGGAAGGCAGCTGGCGCCGGGAGACCAGTTAGGCTTGTCCACATCTTCGCCAAAGCACCTTGAGGGTCACCCGAGCATTCCCGACAGCCTACGTCCGGCGTATTCGAATCATTGGGAACTGATAGCTCTGCCTGGACCTCATGAGGAGGGCTATCTGACTCCGGAAGATATCGAGATGCTGTACAGCACTGACTGGAAAGTCTCACATAATGCAAGTCGAAGCGCCATACGGCTTGTAGGCCCTGAGCCAAAGTGGGCCCGATCTGATGGCGGAGAGGGAGGATCTCATCCTTCGAACCTAGTCGAGTATGGTTATTCTGTGGGGAGTTTGAACTGGACAGGAGACGAAGGCTGCATCTTTGCCATGGACGCACCCAACTTTGGTGGCTTTGCAAGCTCGGCCACAATCGTTCGAGCAGATTACTGGAAGATGGGACAGCTGAAGTCTGGTGATACGTTGCGCTACAAACGTGTGACATTGAATGAGGCGCTTCAGCTACGGCAACATCAGGCCAACTACATTGACGGTATTGAAGACGCCATCTCCAAGGGGCACTTTGAAGACGTGCCTAAATTTGAGCCGGGCTTCCAACTTTCTGGCCAATATCAAGCAGCAGTCCTCTGGGAACGCCCAGCAACCTCAACCAGCCCACAAGTCCGCTATCGTCAGGCAGGTGACGACTACATCCTCGTAGATTATGGCAACGAGCAATTCGACCTCAATTACCGCTGTCGAGTCACCGCCTTAGAGAAAGCCTTACACTCGCCAGACGCACCAGCCTGGTGGAAAGACAATCTCGTGACCACAGTCGGCTGCTGCACCAGCATCACGCTCTGCTACGATGGCGCCAAAGTCCCTCGCGATCACCTCATCAAGCACCTACAAACTCTCGAAGAACAGATCGGTGACCTGAGCATGGCGAAGGTGCCGTGCCGTCGCTTCAGGCTCCCGCTGACGTTCGAGAGTCAGGAGCAATTTGAGGCGACGAAGCGCTATATGGAGACGCAGAGGCCGCAGGCGCCCTATCTGCCGGACAACCTGGACTTCGTGGCGAAGAACAATGCCTTCACCGCTGAGCAGCTGAAACACAACATGCTTAATGGTGATCTTATGGCCGTTGTTGTAGGGTTCTTCTGCGGGAATACAGTCTCGTTGCCTGTGGATCCGAGGCATCGCATGGCGTGTCCGAAAGCTAATCCTTCCCGAGTCTTCACTCCGGAGGGGACATTTG GCTGGGGAGGATCCTGTGCTAGTATATATCCTGTTGACTCGCCAGGCGGTTATCAGAT GCTCGGACGCACGATTCCATGCTTcgactactacggcttcAAGGCTGGCTTCTCTCCAGAACGTCCTTGGTTGTTCCAGGACTTTGACATCCTGACCTTTTACGAGGTCAGTGATGAAGAGTTCAAGCGCTTGTTGGGTCTCTTCAGATCCGGCCAATATCAGTTCGAGTGGCATGCGGACGAATTCGATATGGCTGAGCACAACAAGCTGCTCGCGGAGACTGAAGCCGAAGTGCGCGACATTCGAGCCAAGCAGCGGCAGGTGCAGCAGAAGATGATCGAGGCGGAGAAAGAATCCCTAGAGAAGTGGCGTGCGGACAAGTTGAAGAACAAGCCCGACGAGAGTACTGTTGAGTCGCTTTTGCAGGATCCAGAGATTGTCGCAGTCGAGGCTCCTGTTGATGCCAAT GTGTGGAAGGTGGAGGTCAAAGAAGGCGACGAGGTCAAAGCCAAGCAATTGGTTTCTATCCTCGAGGCTATGAAGCTAGAGATCAGTGTAAATGCATCGGAGAGCCTAGTTTCTTCCGCGAGAGTCGAAAAAGTGTTGGTAGAGCCTGGAGATACAATCAAG GCAGGAGGAAAGATCGCGTTGCTGCGTGTATCAGCAGCATGA
- a CDS encoding Enolase-phosphatase E1 yields MEGVKCVLLDIEGTVAPISFVKETLFPYAIRALPEVLANKWEEPDFRPFRDAFPAEYRRDSSALQAHVEDLTKRDVKIAYLKNLQGFLWENGYKTGAYATPLFADVAPVLKQWKDAGYALAIYSSGSVFAQKLLFGHVQVAADDTTASKKRDRAGDDATEDEVSTTDAPPPSKSSSFAYGEAVEPPPLADLDTKAGAGSVTGDATNTTPADDAKAVTDATTEEVVTKAQEHEVKSRKVETEDLTALFNGSWYDTTNAGLKTEITSYSKIAESLEFAPEQVLFLSDNVKEVDAAIGAGMKSLLVDRPGNATVSDADKERLEIVTGLDQIKLSEAA; encoded by the exons ATGGAAGGCGTCAAATGTGTGCTGCTTGATATTG AGGGCACAGTCGCCCCCATCTCATTCGTAAAAGAGACATTG TTTCCATACGCTATTCGAGCACTACCAGAAGTACTCGCCAACAAGTGGGAAGAGCCCGACTTCAGACCATTCCGTGATGCATTCCCTGCGGAGTATCGACGAGATTCATCTGCTCTTCAAGCgcacgtggaagacttgACCAAGCGCGATGTGAAGATTGCCTATCTCAAGAACCTCCAGGGCTTCCTATGGGAGAATGGCTACAAGACGGGAGCGTACGCAACACCACTGTTCGCGGACGTGGCACCAGTTCTGAAGCAGTGGAAGGACGCCGGCTATGCATTAGCAATCTACTCCTCGGGCAGCGTCTTCGCACAGAAGCTGCTCTTCGGACATGTGCAGGTGGCAGCTGATGACACTACTGCGTCGAAGAAGCGCGACCGAGCGGGTGATGACGCTACCGAAGATGAGGTGTCGACGACCGATGCACCGCCTCCAAGCAAGTCATCATCCTTCGCATACGGCGAAGCTGTGGAGCCTCCCCCTCTTGCGGACCTAGATACCAAGGCTGGTGCTGGATCAGTCACTGGTGACGCGACCAATACCACGCCTGCTGATGACGCGAAGGCGGTCACAGATGCCACTACCGAAGAAGTCGTGACCAAGGCACAGGAGCATGAGGTTAAGTCTCGAAAGGTCGAGACTGAAGATCTGACTGCATTGTTCAACGGCAGTTGGTATGACACCACGAACGCCGGGCTCAAGACTGAAATCACTAGCTACAGCAAGATCGCTGAGTCGCTCGAG TTTGCTCCAGAACAGGTGCTCTTCTTGAGTGATAATGTTAAGGAGGTTGATGCCGCCATTGGTGCTGGCATGAAGTCACTTCTGGTGGATCGACCAGGCAATGCGACTGTGTCGGATGCTGACAAGGAGAGGTTGGAAATTGTGACCGGCTTGGATCAGATCAAATTGTCAGAGGCTGCCTGA
- a CDS encoding Lactam utilization protein lamB, translating into MPPLNKKVVDLGEGYGNFKCGPDEDLIPMIDHANIACGFHAGDPLIMQQTVKLVKAHNIKAGAHPGLPDIQGFGRREMKLTPEELTAMVRYQVGALQGFLDAEGVPLHHVKPHGVLYGMMYRDEEVCRAVYEGVPKGVRVFGLAGTFHEKVAKELGLPFTAELYGDVKYSKDGRLVIDRKKKAWTKEETENHISSQVRNSSVTAVTGEDVELPVNAHDQISLCCHSDSPGAIEIVTAARRIVDAFNKQMGY; encoded by the exons ATGCCTCCGCTCAACAAAAAAGTG GTCGACCTAGGCGAAGGCTACGGCAACTTCAAATGCGGTCCAGACGAAGACCTAATCCCCATGATCGACCATGCCAAC ATAGCCTGCGGCTTCCACGCCGGCGATCCTCTCATCATGCAGCAAACAGTCAAGCTCGTCAAGGCGCACAACATCAAAGCCGGAGCACATCCCGGCCTCCCAGACATCCAAGGCTTCGGGAGACGAGAGATGAAGCTCACGCCAGAAGAGCTCACAGCAATGGTCCGCTACCAGGTTGGAGCTCTGCAGGGTTTCCTTGATGCCGAAGGTGTGCCGCTTCATCATGTTAAGCCACATGGGGTGTTGTATGGGATGATGTACCGAGATGAAGAGGTTTGTCGTGCTGTGTATGAAGGCGTGCCGAAAGGGGTGCGCGTGTTCGGTCTTGCTGG GACCTTCCACGAGAAAGTCGCCAAAGAATTGGGTCTCCCTTTCACCGCAGAGCT GTATGGCGACGTCAAGTACAGCAAAGACGGTCGATTGGTTATTGATCGTAAGAAGAAAGCATGGACGAAGGAGGAGACTGAGAACCACATCTCCAGCCAAGTCCGGAACTCGAGCGTCACTGCCGTGACAGGGGAAGATGTTGAACTTCCAGTGAATGCGCACGACCAAATCTCGCTTTGCTGTCATAGCGACAGCCCAGGTGCGATCGAGATAGTGACAGCGGCGAGGCGCATCGTAGACGCCTTCAACAAGCAAATGGGGTACTAA
- a CDS encoding E3 ubiquitin-protein ligase itt1, giving the protein MADAEHERAEELETITAIYPELIVDPSNPFAATLQLPVAPTPPLNVRFVPAKVPPEESYANAATEGGAYIERDVELSHLPPLTLRLALPERYPADAPPKVMLSTTSDWLVQEKVAELEIEVAKLWEEYGHCQILFSYIDFLQQAAERGFDLNQSADGCLVLPADREQQLVEFDTRTKQETFDAGTYDCGVCLEPKKGSACYHMKRCGHVFCRQCLQDFYNNAITEGDVAGVKCLDPDCGSKDATGRKRKVMKERTIHPRELLAMGVEESMVRRYVEMKRKKKLEADKTTVYCPRTWCQGPAKSTKYPPIPADLTAYIDNEISDEESESGDMPETPKTNAKNVPPDPSDRLAVCEKCSLAFCKVCYMGWHGPFARCYPRDPNELSAEEKASYEYIRKNTSPCPYCNAPVQKTMGCNHMSCFQCRTHFCYLCGSWLDGNNPYQHFNKAGTGCYQRLWELEEGDEGQAPEDGRGFAGGRGWEQMAIDAAREADEADAQAAVVQAQAEEDQRAAMPAAPDPPANQVPLIVAMAHMQFEEGAAGNEQIPAAAPQRGLRRPRNPFPANPRANGAAQAVRNHERGARRRPPAANGAAGRGAGAGGRQDEEQRQQAELQRFLALAQHDEEDGWDFDDLGGR; this is encoded by the coding sequence ATGGCCGACGCCGAGCATGAACGCGCTGAAGAGCTAGAGACCATCACCGCAATCTACCCCGAGCTGATTGTCGACCCTTCGAACCCATTCGCCGCCACTCTACAGCTCCCTGTAGCACCTACGCCTCCACTAAATGTACGATTCGTCCCAGCCAAGGTGCCACCAGAGGAGAGCTACGCAAATGCTGCCACAGAGGGCGGCGCCTACATCGAGCGCGATGTAGAGCTCTCGCATTTGCCTCCGCTCACTCTGCGGCTGGCACTTCCCGAGCGTTATCCAGCAGACGCTCCACCAAAGGTCATGCTCTCGACCACCTCAGACTGGTTGGTTCAAGAGAAAGTCGCGGAACTGGAAATAGAGGTAGCAAAGCTTTGGGAAGAGTACGGGCACTGTCAGATCTTGTTCTCCTACATCGACTTTCTGCAGCAGGCCGCCGAGCGAGGCTTTGATCTGAACCAGAGCGCGGACGGCTGTCTTGTGCTCCCTGCAGACCGGGAACAGCAACTGGTTGAATTCGATACGAGAACGAAGCAGGAGACGTTCGACGCTGGCACATACGATTGCGGAGTGTGCTTGGAACCAAAGAAAGGCTCAGCCTGCTACCACATGAAGCGCTGCGGTCATGTCTTTTGCCGACAGTGCCTGCAGGACTTTTACAACAATGCCATCACGGAAGGCGATGTGGCTGGTGTGAAGTGTTTAGATCCCGACTGCGGGTCGAAGGACGCAACTGGGCGCAAGAGGAAGGTCATGAAAGAAAGGACAATACATCCGCGAGAGCTTTTGGCTATGGGCGTTGAAGAGAGCATGGTACGGCGATACGTCGAGATGAAGAGGAAGAAGAAGCTGGAGGCGGACAAGACCACAGTGTACTGTCCACGGACCTGGTGTCAAGGGCCTGCAAAGAGCACCAAGTATCCTCCCATCCCAGCTGACCTCACCGCCTACATCGACAATGAGATCTCCGACGAGGAGAGCGAAAGCGGTGATATGCCTGAAACCCCCAAGACGAACGCCAAGAATGTTCCACCAGACCCGTCCGATCGACTGGCCGTGTGCGAAAAGTGCTCGTTGGCATTCTGTAAGGTCTGCTACATGGGATGGCATGGTCCGTTTGCTCGCTGTTACCCGCGTGATCCTAACGAGCTCAGTGCGGAGGAGAAGGCGAGCTACGAATACATCCGCAAGAACACATCGCCTTGTCCGTACTGTAACGCACCGGTACAAAAGACTATGGGTTGCAACCACATGAGCTGCTTCCAGTGCCGCACTCACTTCTGTTACTTGTGTGGCTCCTGGCTCGATGGCAACAACCCATATCAACATTTCAACAAGGCAGGTACGGGCTGCTACCAACGGTTGTGGGAGCTTGAGGAAGGCGACGAAGGTCAAGCACCAGAGGACGGGAGAGGCTTCGCAGGTGGTAGAGGCTGGGAGCAGATGGCAATTGATGCGGCTAGAGAGGCAGATGAAGCAGATGCCCAGGCTGCTGTAGTACAAGCACAAGCTGAGGAGGACCAACGGGCAGCGATGCCAGCAGCACCTGATCCTCCAGCTAACCAAGTTCCGCTAATCGTCGCCATGGCGCATATGCAATTCGAGGAGGGAGCCGCCGGCAACGAACAGATTCCCGCCGCAGCGCCACAACGAGGCCTACGAAGGCCACGAAACCCCTTCCCAGCCAACCCTCGAGCCAACGGCGCCGCCCAAGCCGTGCGCAACCATGAGCGCGGAGCCAGGAGACGTCCGCCCGCTGCCAACGGCGCAGCTGGCAGGGGTGCGGGTGCTGGTGGAAGGCAGGATGAGGAGCAGCGACAGCAAGCTGAACTGCAGCGCTTCTTGGCTTTGGCGCAACACGATGAGGAGGACGGTTGGGATTTTGACGACTTGGGGGGAAGATGA
- a CDS encoding Serine/threonine-protein kinase ksp1 → MACMRDGFQHGISLDNGRFMTVSPLNHGSFGMVLAAKDNITGEDVAIKCLTKPNATSPTTTCPAAIAIDDRSEELDIHSRLARHPNIVNLLHYFETENHQYMVLELCNNGDLYEAIRLGKGPLETGHVRDFMLELVSAVDHMHAHSVFHRDIKPENIFLTGNGSLKIGDFGLATTETWSTEFGVGSDRYMAPEQYDASVYGYGYSPAAADIWAIGVVLLNILFQRNPFATPTIKDPLFADFARDRQSLFDVFPNMSQDTYNVLVHCLALDPANRSLAAVREALNDVVSFTVDDESLDDFCTDQLDNVPVATAAREPLRTPSISSPALAADSFPWSAALLKTPQKASRQLSTIRDEDMELFPGTANNAEWQYLDTDEVSLSSNLDSGLGMSYKSTKSGKSFLSTNSVKPKSGFVGSLPISFSKPSKSPYGGTTSGFSKSWSDLWDEEEELQEELEECHPFQDSSPEAAGNDIERVSTAKPSTPRVQSVREDDRGSVTPRPGLANIDANVCSATPMNIPGAEDKKVTDLPKTKSTSILDKWAALGNFRRARQESAATAAATATPPKTKYSDAFASFTPFGSSKKVKATPAREATSNWRQNSGSPTRLRSTSFNSSKVWQDNNWREHKSPAPKKASPPLSIARLGGSQPHNTEKNFLDDEFEDADLEWVGLPSGWRDFQV, encoded by the coding sequence ATGGCCTGTATGCGAGACGGCTTTCAACACGGAATAAGTCTCGACAATGGGCGGTTTATGACCGTTTCACCACTTAATCATGGTTCATTTGGCATGGTGCTGGCCGCAAAGGACAACATCACTGGCGAGGACGTGGCCATCAAGTGCCTCACCAAGCCAAATGCAACTTCACCAACCACAACGTGCCCAGCGGCCATTGCTATTGACGACCGCTCCGAGGAGCTCGACATCCACTCTCGTCTCGCCAGACACCCAAACATTGTGAACCTGCTCCACTACTTCGAGACTGAGAACCACCAGTACATGGTATTGGAGCTTTGCAACAATGGCGACCTGTACGAAGCCATTCGACTTGGCAAAGGTCCGCTGGAGACTGGACACGTGCGCGACTTCATGCTCGAGCTTGTCAGCGCTGTGGATCACATGCATGCTCACAGCGTTTTCCATCGCGACATCAAGCCTGAGAACATCTTCCTCACAGGCAACGGCTCTTTGAAGATTGGTGACTTCGGCCTGGCCACAACCGAGACCTGGTCTACCGAGTTTGGCGTCGGCTCTGATCGCTACATGGCGCCTGAGCAGTACGATGCTTCCGTCTATGGCTATGGCTACTCACCTGCAGCTGCGGACATCTGGGCCATTGGTGTCGTGCTGCTCAACATCCTGTTCCAGCGCAACCCCTTCGCGACGCCCACCATTAAGGACCCATTGTTCGCCGACTTCGCACGCGATCGTCAAAGCTTGTTCGACGTCTTCCCGAACATGTCGCAGGATACGTACAACGTGCTTGTGCACTGCCTGGCACTGGATCCTGCTAACCGTTCCCTGGCTGCAGTTCGCGAGGCTCTGAATGACGTTGTAAGCTTCACTGTCGACGATGAGAGCCTGGACGACTTCTGCACTGATCAGCTGGACAATGTGCCGGTGGCTACTGCAGCGCGTGAGCCACTGCGTACTCCGTCCATCTCCAGCCCAGCTCTCGCTGCCGACTCTTTCCCATGGAGTGCGGCACTGCTTAAGACGCCTCAGAAGGCTTCGCGTCAACTCTCCACCATCCGTGACGAAGACATGGAACTCTTCCCTGGCACTGCGAACAATGCCGAATGGCAGTATCTTGACACCGACGAGGTTTCACTATCATCGAACCTCGACTCTGGCCTGGGAATGTCCTACAAGTCGACCAAGTCAGGCAAGTCGTTCCTGTCAACGAACTCTGTCAAGCCCAAGTCTGGCTTCGTCGGATCACTGCCGATCAGCTTCTCCAAGCCGTCAAAGTCGCCATATGGTGGCACTACCAGTGGCTTCTCTAAGAGCTGGAGCGATCTGTGGGACGAAGAAGAAGAGCTCCAGGAGGAACTGGAAGAATGCCACCCTTTCCAGGACTCTTCGCCAGAGGCTGCCGGCAATGACATTGAGCGAGTAAGCACTGCTAAGCCAAGTACTCCAAGGGTGCAATCTGTCAGGGAAGATGATCGTGGCAGCGTTACTCCACGACCAGGACTTGCAAACATCGACGCCAACGTTTGCTCTGCCACGCCAATGAACATACCAGGTGCAGAGGACAAGAAGGTTACCGACCTGCCTAAGACCAAGTCGACCTCAATCTTGGACAAATGGGCCGCGCTTGGCAACTTCCGCCGTGCTCGACAAGAGAGTGCAGCAACTGCCGCTGCCACGGCTACTCCGCCGAAGACAAAGTATTCCGACGCCTTCGCGAGCTTCACGCCATTTGGCAGCAGCAAGAAGGTGAAAGCAACCCCGGCACGCGAAGCCACTTCCAATTGGCGTCAGAACAGTGGTAGTCCTACCCGTCTTCGCTCCACGTCTTTCAACAGCAGCAAAGTCTGGCAAGACAACAACTGGCGCGAGCACAAATCGCCCGCGCCCAAGAAAGCATCACCTCCGCTGTCTATCGCACGGCTAGGTGGATCACAACCACACAACACCGAGAAGAATTTCCTTGATGACGAATTTGAAGATGCAGATCTCGAGTGGGTTGGATTGCCGTCTGGTTGGCGGGATTTCCAAGTGTAG